In Synechococcus sp. A18-25c, a single window of DNA contains:
- a CDS encoding DUF2996 domain-containing protein, translating into MSETPEKSAKASKSSQAAQPAATDKANQAAKPAKPAPKPKPEDKPFSAFINDDLLPALQRSLSERNQTPITLELVEGDRPVVGGNCWMIQAVLPSDRRFWLCFETDSITSGKTIALAETGSDPSLLESFLIDEKRINLALLESRLLQRLNGQKWFGGN; encoded by the coding sequence GTGAGCGAAACCCCCGAGAAATCTGCCAAGGCAAGCAAATCATCTCAAGCAGCCCAGCCTGCCGCGACTGACAAAGCCAATCAGGCAGCCAAACCTGCAAAACCAGCACCGAAGCCCAAACCAGAGGACAAACCCTTCTCGGCGTTTATCAACGACGATCTTCTTCCTGCTTTGCAGCGATCACTCTCAGAGCGCAATCAAACCCCGATCACCCTGGAGCTGGTCGAAGGAGACCGTCCCGTTGTCGGCGGAAATTGCTGGATGATCCAGGCCGTGCTTCCGTCCGACCGCCGGTTCTGGCTGTGCTTTGAAACCGACTCCATTACCTCGGGGAAAACCATTGCCCTGGCTGAGACCGGAAGTGATCCCAGTCTGCTGGAGTCTTTCTTGATCGACGAAAAACGAATCAACCTGGCACTGCTTGAGTCGAGATTGCTGCAGCGCCTTAACGGACAAAAGTGGTTTGGAGGCAACTGA
- a CDS encoding chloride channel protein: MSPDTRHESVLIPGTLPYQGRLQGVVRHFFGLVIVGVLIGLACLPLNLVDRVQEKLYAFLPTTATIGWGWQGLLIALMPLLVMPVLLLLQRGPWQAGAGSGIPSTMNSLEDPARLPKAMAAAGTVQRGVLWSIATVAMFPLGREGPVVQFGAAVARACHRRFGAWLPSLSERQMVAIGGGAGLAGGFNTPLLGAVFMLEELTADYAIVTIWPALVISVAAAGFSNIGGEPMFGLGVLNIAAPEAEQLLMAIPIGIVCGLIGGLFNKGLVLLTRRLAPLVRQRPLQTGLCLGAGLSLLALLSWGTSTSDGEALVRQLIDQGMPNAFSDDQKLVSGVTSLWITVVRVVGPMLALSPGVPGGLIDPSLTFGAVLGYTICAVVGVSTQLGIGLGLAAGLSGATQLPLVSIIFSWRLAGDQQLFAGVVLAAVLAAYTGRLVCRDPVYHGLSKLQSAPRL; this comes from the coding sequence ATGAGTCCGGACACACGCCATGAATCCGTTCTGATTCCAGGAACGCTTCCTTATCAGGGACGTCTCCAAGGCGTTGTCAGGCATTTCTTCGGGCTGGTGATTGTTGGCGTTCTGATCGGCCTGGCCTGCCTGCCTCTGAATTTGGTTGATCGTGTTCAAGAAAAGCTCTACGCCTTCTTACCGACCACAGCGACGATCGGCTGGGGATGGCAAGGGCTTCTCATTGCGCTGATGCCTTTGCTGGTGATGCCGGTTTTGCTGCTTCTGCAGCGAGGACCCTGGCAAGCAGGCGCAGGATCGGGCATTCCATCCACCATGAATTCCCTTGAAGATCCTGCTCGTCTTCCGAAAGCGATGGCTGCGGCTGGAACCGTTCAACGTGGTGTGCTGTGGTCAATCGCCACGGTGGCGATGTTCCCACTGGGACGCGAGGGCCCCGTTGTTCAGTTCGGAGCTGCCGTGGCTCGAGCCTGCCATCGTCGATTCGGCGCCTGGTTGCCATCACTCAGCGAGCGTCAAATGGTGGCAATCGGCGGAGGAGCAGGACTCGCCGGTGGATTCAATACACCGCTGCTGGGAGCCGTTTTCATGCTGGAGGAACTGACGGCTGATTACGCCATCGTCACGATCTGGCCAGCCTTGGTAATCAGCGTGGCAGCCGCTGGTTTTTCCAACATTGGTGGTGAACCCATGTTTGGCCTAGGAGTGCTCAACATCGCTGCACCTGAAGCGGAACAACTGCTGATGGCCATCCCGATCGGGATTGTATGTGGCCTGATCGGCGGTTTGTTCAACAAAGGCCTGGTGTTGCTGACAAGGCGTCTTGCACCGCTGGTCCGTCAACGCCCTCTTCAAACAGGGCTCTGCCTTGGAGCCGGATTGAGTCTTTTGGCCCTCCTGAGCTGGGGCACCTCGACATCCGACGGTGAGGCGCTGGTGCGTCAATTGATCGATCAAGGCATGCCGAATGCCTTTTCCGATGATCAAAAGCTGGTCAGCGGCGTGACATCCCTTTGGATCACCGTTGTTCGGGTGGTTGGACCGATGCTGGCTCTCAGCCCAGGTGTGCCAGGAGGACTGATCGATCCATCACTGACATTCGGAGCCGTTCTTGGGTACACAATCTGCGCCGTAGTCGGTGTGAGCACTCAGCTCGGCATCGGCCTGGGTCTGGCTGCAGGACTGTCGGGAGCCACACAACTTCCTTTGGTCTCGATCATTTTTTCCTGGAGGCTTGCCGGAGACCAACAGCTGTTTGCAGGTGTGGTCTTGGCCGCTGTGCTGGCCGCTTACACCGGACGCCTGGTGTGCAGGGATCCGGTGTATCACGGTCTTAGCAAGCTTCAGAGCGCGCCGCGCTTGTAG
- a CDS encoding HAD-IA family hydrolase, whose protein sequence is MPCLQAVFWDVDGTLADTELTGHRLAYNRAFKDCGLNWIWDESLYTDLLSIPGGRQRMQHYSERLGQSLDADLLDRLRVIKQRHYLDVVASGGVQLRPGVQDLLEELSASGVQQWIVTSSGKASVEALLRSLRTDLRDVFQGMVTADDVERHKPNPDPYLRALEFCGVSSDHALALEDSAAGLQSARSANLRCLITPSAWDHDWQLFSECAQCVVDHLGGEQAPTVHHGPTCAQGRITLEYLQLLLSLPLR, encoded by the coding sequence ATGCCCTGCCTGCAAGCCGTGTTTTGGGATGTGGACGGGACTCTTGCGGATACGGAACTGACCGGTCACCGCCTGGCTTACAACCGTGCGTTCAAGGACTGCGGGCTGAATTGGATCTGGGACGAGAGTCTCTACACCGATCTGCTGTCCATTCCAGGCGGTCGACAACGGATGCAGCATTACAGCGAGCGGCTGGGACAAAGCCTGGATGCCGATCTGCTCGATCGATTGAGGGTGATCAAACAACGTCACTACCTCGATGTGGTGGCATCGGGGGGTGTCCAGCTCAGACCAGGAGTTCAAGATCTTCTCGAGGAGCTCAGCGCGTCTGGCGTGCAGCAGTGGATCGTGACAAGCAGCGGGAAAGCTTCCGTCGAGGCGCTGCTGCGCTCGCTGAGAACAGACTTGCGGGATGTCTTCCAGGGCATGGTCACCGCCGATGATGTCGAGCGCCACAAACCAAACCCTGATCCCTATCTGCGCGCTCTGGAATTCTGTGGCGTGTCTTCCGACCATGCCTTGGCCCTTGAGGATTCAGCAGCTGGCCTGCAATCGGCTCGCAGCGCAAATCTTCGATGTCTGATCACCCCTTCGGCCTGGGATCACGATTGGCAGCTGTTTTCTGAATGTGCGCAATGTGTTGTTGACCATCTCGGAGGTGAGCAAGCCCCGACCGTCCATCACGGCCCCACTTGTGCTCAAGGCAGGATCACGCTGGAGTACCTGCAATTGCTGCTCTCACTTCCGCTTCGATGA
- a CDS encoding TMEM165/GDT1 family protein produces the protein MNFALLISTFVTVFLAELGDKTQLATVAISGTSDRPLAVFIGSSSALVLASLIGALAGGSLSTVVPADWLQFAASLGFLIIGIKLLWPMLSGNGSLASPEE, from the coding sequence ATGAATTTTGCGCTGCTGATCTCCACATTCGTCACGGTGTTTCTGGCGGAACTCGGAGACAAAACACAGTTGGCAACCGTTGCCATCAGCGGCACATCAGACCGTCCGCTGGCGGTGTTCATTGGTTCGTCGAGTGCTCTTGTTCTGGCGAGCCTGATTGGTGCCTTAGCCGGGGGATCCCTCTCAACGGTGGTGCCTGCTGATTGGCTGCAATTTGCAGCATCCCTCGGTTTCTTGATCATTGGCATCAAGCTGCTCTGGCCGATGCTGAGTGGTAATGGCTCATTGGCATCACCGGAAGAGTGA
- a CDS encoding flavin prenyltransferase UbiX, which translates to MNPYVIGISGASAQQLAERTLEWLMRRDRTVHVIMSRGAHEVWRAERSIAVPVDPKLQEQFWIDRFQIDTGTLICHRWDDQSAVVASGSVATSGMVVVPCSMGTVGRLAAGLAGDLLERCADVHLKEGRPLVIAPREMPWNLLHLRNLTTLAEAGARIAPPIPAWYTQPNSIDDMLDFLVMRLFDSLGESLTDQQRWQGPRR; encoded by the coding sequence ATGAATCCTTATGTGATCGGGATCAGCGGTGCGTCTGCTCAGCAGCTTGCTGAGCGAACGCTTGAGTGGTTGATGCGCCGAGACCGCACGGTGCACGTCATCATGAGCCGCGGTGCTCATGAGGTGTGGCGTGCTGAGCGGTCGATTGCCGTTCCCGTAGATCCCAAACTTCAAGAGCAATTCTGGATAGACCGATTTCAAATCGACACCGGAACCCTGATCTGCCATCGATGGGACGATCAGTCGGCGGTTGTTGCCAGCGGCAGTGTGGCCACCAGTGGAATGGTTGTGGTTCCGTGCTCGATGGGAACAGTCGGCCGACTGGCGGCTGGACTGGCGGGTGATCTTCTCGAACGCTGTGCTGACGTGCATCTCAAGGAAGGTCGCCCGCTCGTGATCGCACCCAGGGAAATGCCCTGGAATTTGCTTCACTTGCGCAACCTCACGACCCTTGCAGAGGCCGGTGCCAGGATTGCTCCACCGATTCCTGCCTGGTACACCCAACCAAACAGCATTGATGACATGCTCGATTTCCTAGTGATGCGGTTGTTCGACTCACTGGGTGAATCCCTTACGGATCAACAACGTTGGCAGGGTCCTCGCCGATGA
- a CDS encoding RNB domain-containing ribonuclease: MKFTVADLLDQVPAEGSLDKAKLEKILRLTNRSEKQTLDLALHGLDRLGILNVDQEGGVSRGDSDDLVEARLRCSSKGFCFAIRDDGGDDIYIRDHQLNHAWNGDRVLVRLTREGGRRRSPEGGVQCILERSTTSLLASVEQQDDRLIAVPLDDRLLASIELSSDDASHADSEKGPSVAEVVLDRYPVAQFPARGHVARSLPLDGGHEVDRELMLTKANLHQRPAPPRASLKAPSAKKRVNLIEQPALLLRGWTADDAPCLPAIHVTPHNGGTRLWIHAPALAERLTPGNNLDQWLMNQSESVCLGDQWLPLLSSPLIKASSFNVGEEQDAVSLRLDLGSDGDWRDWEFCLSRIKPIAEVGGKALQALDGRKPKSRAIPAALKSFKDQIGQLETVVFCARTLHQAERVEGRIELDLQPPQINRLADLNSISPDGDGQRWTTPLNPACAHSLLSVFIRQAHRVWEDHRRSLGLPAIVLDAAQPEESALNDVAKAAIALEVPLELDEDGAPSACELATALSGLDSSRVLSLQLRQALPESSYSLACETSVESSADLDISSLSTKPEASEDDPGTSGELVATTAVTNAIDRLTPQVPWCCPTLHQADLINQHVLCQLLNEGKDRPTVRQKEKAQLGHRGAASTVDWPLFTPSQEQKLLDVLRERTVQRLNARRRQVHDLKRDVVAMAKARSAEPMIDQVQAGIISGVQSYGFFVEIPPSMVEGLVHVSSLNDDWYEYRSRQNRLVGRRSRRVYQLGDPVDVKVLKVDVLRNQIDLEVVPSETPAEAEALPVAVSEE, translated from the coding sequence ATGAAATTCACGGTCGCCGATCTGCTCGACCAGGTTCCTGCTGAGGGAAGTCTGGACAAAGCCAAGCTCGAGAAGATTCTGCGCCTGACCAACCGTTCAGAAAAACAAACCCTTGATTTGGCTCTCCATGGGTTGGATCGCCTCGGAATTCTGAACGTTGATCAGGAGGGAGGGGTCAGTCGCGGCGATTCCGATGACCTCGTCGAAGCGAGACTGCGCTGCAGCAGCAAAGGGTTTTGCTTTGCGATCCGCGACGACGGTGGTGATGACATTTATATTCGCGACCATCAGTTAAACCATGCCTGGAACGGCGATCGTGTGCTCGTGCGTTTGACGCGAGAAGGAGGTCGACGCCGTTCGCCCGAGGGTGGTGTTCAGTGCATCCTCGAGCGCTCCACGACAAGCCTCTTGGCTTCTGTGGAACAACAGGATGATCGTTTGATCGCGGTTCCTCTCGATGATCGCCTGCTTGCGTCAATCGAGTTGTCATCAGATGACGCCTCCCATGCCGACAGCGAGAAGGGGCCTTCCGTTGCTGAAGTAGTGCTCGACCGCTACCCGGTTGCCCAGTTCCCTGCACGCGGTCATGTTGCGCGATCTCTGCCCCTCGACGGAGGCCATGAGGTCGATCGCGAGCTGATGCTCACCAAGGCCAACCTTCACCAGCGTCCCGCTCCACCTAGGGCCAGCCTGAAAGCGCCATCAGCGAAAAAGCGGGTCAATCTCATCGAGCAACCCGCTCTGTTGTTGCGTGGCTGGACTGCTGATGATGCTCCGTGTCTGCCGGCCATTCACGTCACTCCCCATAACGGTGGAACCCGACTTTGGATTCACGCGCCTGCGCTCGCTGAACGTCTCACGCCGGGCAACAACCTCGATCAATGGCTGATGAATCAGTCGGAATCCGTTTGTCTCGGTGATCAGTGGTTGCCCTTGCTGAGTTCGCCATTGATCAAAGCCAGCAGCTTCAACGTGGGCGAAGAGCAGGATGCGGTTTCACTGCGTCTTGATCTGGGAAGCGATGGTGATTGGCGGGATTGGGAATTCTGTTTGAGCAGGATCAAACCGATCGCCGAAGTGGGTGGGAAAGCACTGCAAGCACTGGATGGCCGAAAACCAAAGTCACGTGCAATCCCAGCAGCACTCAAATCGTTCAAAGACCAGATCGGTCAACTGGAAACTGTGGTGTTCTGTGCCCGCACACTGCATCAGGCTGAGCGGGTTGAAGGGAGGATCGAACTTGATCTCCAGCCCCCACAGATCAATCGTCTCGCGGATCTGAATTCGATCTCACCAGACGGTGACGGTCAGCGTTGGACCACACCTTTGAATCCAGCCTGTGCTCACTCCTTGCTGTCGGTCTTCATTCGTCAGGCTCACCGCGTTTGGGAAGACCATCGTCGATCACTGGGGCTTCCGGCGATTGTTCTTGACGCTGCTCAGCCCGAGGAGTCGGCACTGAATGATGTCGCTAAGGCTGCCATCGCACTCGAGGTCCCCCTTGAGTTGGATGAGGACGGAGCACCATCAGCATGCGAACTTGCCACTGCATTGTCAGGGCTTGACTCAAGCAGAGTGCTCAGCCTTCAGTTGCGTCAGGCTCTTCCGGAGAGCTCTTACTCACTGGCTTGCGAAACCAGTGTCGAGAGCTCGGCTGATCTGGATATCAGCTCCTTATCAACCAAACCGGAAGCCTCCGAAGACGATCCTGGAACCAGCGGTGAGCTGGTTGCAACAACCGCCGTGACCAACGCGATAGACCGGCTGACACCTCAGGTACCTTGGTGTTGCCCAACTCTGCATCAGGCTGATCTGATCAATCAGCACGTGCTCTGCCAACTTCTGAACGAAGGCAAAGACAGACCGACCGTTCGTCAAAAGGAAAAAGCTCAACTGGGGCATCGCGGCGCTGCTTCAACGGTTGACTGGCCCTTGTTCACCCCGTCTCAGGAACAAAAACTGTTGGATGTGTTGCGGGAGCGCACCGTGCAACGCTTAAACGCTCGTCGTCGCCAGGTTCATGATCTCAAGCGTGACGTGGTTGCCATGGCCAAGGCCCGAAGCGCCGAACCGATGATCGATCAGGTGCAGGCCGGAATCATCAGTGGAGTTCAGAGCTATGGCTTTTTCGTTGAGATACCGCCATCCATGGTGGAAGGACTCGTGCATGTCAGCTCCCTGAACGACGACTGGTATGAATACCGATCGAGACAAAACCGACTGGTGGGCCGTCGCAGCCGGCGTGTGTATCAACTCGGTGATCCCGTGGATGTGAAGGTGCTCAAAGTGGATGTATTGAGGAATCAGATTGACCTTGAGGTGGTTCCTTCTGAGACCCCAGCAGAGGCTGAGGCACTTCCTGTGGCCGTCAGCGAGGAATGA
- a CDS encoding DUF565 domain-containing protein: MTVQITRYEQLQRRVGVHMAQALVGPWRRRSVGVLALLFGFIIGSNVTMLWFQRTGDNRPFAVLGMVVILEVMVRLRSNVKQEPWPLSWLALDNLRIGTVYAVVLEAFKLGS, encoded by the coding sequence ATGACGGTTCAGATCACCCGCTATGAGCAATTGCAAAGACGGGTCGGAGTCCATATGGCTCAGGCCCTGGTGGGTCCGTGGCGGCGGCGAAGTGTGGGTGTTTTGGCGTTGCTGTTCGGTTTCATCATCGGGAGCAATGTGACCATGCTTTGGTTTCAACGCACTGGTGACAATCGACCTTTTGCGGTGTTGGGCATGGTGGTCATCCTCGAAGTGATGGTGAGGCTCAGAAGCAACGTCAAACAAGAACCTTGGCCGTTGTCTTGGCTTGCTTTGGATAACCTCCGAATTGGAACTGTGTACGCCGTCGTCTTGGAGGCGTTCAAGCTTGGGTCTTAA
- a CDS encoding YkgJ family cysteine cluster protein: protein MTRPTSTWSCMNHCGACCRLAPEERPEALAALSPEQRELYLSMVGPDGWCLHFDTGSRRCRIYEKRPDFCRVDSLCSLFGIDDAHADAFAISCCRQQIRSVHGGRSRELRKFERQIRSPRTVR from the coding sequence ATGACACGACCAACTTCCACTTGGTCGTGCATGAACCATTGCGGAGCGTGTTGCCGTCTGGCCCCAGAAGAGCGGCCTGAGGCTCTTGCAGCCTTAAGTCCCGAGCAGCGGGAGTTGTATCTGAGCATGGTTGGCCCCGATGGATGGTGCCTTCATTTCGATACAGGATCCCGGCGTTGTCGGATCTATGAGAAGCGACCTGATTTCTGTCGCGTCGATAGCCTTTGCAGCTTGTTTGGTATCGACGATGCGCATGCTGATGCATTTGCGATCAGCTGCTGCCGACAGCAAATTCGCTCAGTGCACGGCGGCCGCAGCCGGGAACTGCGTAAGTTCGAACGCCAGATCCGATCTCCGCGAACCGTGCGATGA
- the psb30 gene encoding photosystem II reaction center protein Ycf12/Psb30: MPLIRFPSMGLDFHLIANFAALALITLAGPAVIFILFYKRGAL, from the coding sequence ATGCCGCTCATCCGCTTTCCATCCATGGGTCTTGATTTCCACCTGATCGCCAACTTCGCGGCGCTGGCCCTGATCACACTTGCCGGTCCGGCAGTGATCTTCATTCTGTTCTACAAGCGCGGCGCGCTCTGA
- a CDS encoding TMEM165/GDT1 family protein: MTEAGNSQRPGFSAILVTTFTTVFLAELGDKTQLATLLLSAQSGEPWLVFGGAALALICSSLVGVLVGRWLSKVIPPERLEQMAGLLMVGLGLWLGSQALQSLLKASAA; encoded by the coding sequence ATGACTGAAGCCGGTAATTCCCAACGTCCAGGCTTTTCAGCGATTCTGGTGACGACGTTCACCACGGTCTTTCTCGCAGAACTCGGTGACAAAACACAGCTGGCAACTCTGTTGCTGTCAGCACAATCCGGTGAGCCCTGGCTGGTGTTTGGAGGGGCAGCTCTCGCCTTGATTTGTTCCAGCCTGGTTGGCGTTCTGGTTGGACGCTGGCTGTCCAAGGTGATTCCACCGGAACGGCTGGAACAGATGGCAGGTCTACTGATGGTGGGATTGGGACTGTGGCTTGGTTCGCAAGCGTTGCAGTCACTCCTCAAGGCATCAGCAGCCTGA
- the rpmF gene encoding 50S ribosomal protein L32 produces the protein MAVPKKKTSKSKRNQRHAVWKAKAATAAQRALSIGKSVLSGRAQGFVYPVAEADEADS, from the coding sequence ATGGCCGTCCCGAAGAAGAAAACCTCGAAAAGCAAGCGCAACCAGCGCCATGCGGTGTGGAAGGCCAAAGCTGCCACCGCGGCACAGCGTGCTCTATCCATCGGTAAATCCGTGTTGAGCGGTCGCGCGCAAGGATTTGTTTATCCCGTCGCTGAAGCTGACGAAGCCGACAGCTGA
- a CDS encoding kinase, with protein sequence MGLNQPIPWLPHPAPEGFETFVNSLGSSSIHAWGDRWQALGGLSLAREAWPVPVDDSWVAFLALPLLSRIEHAVHSGRPTLLGVSALPGCGKSTLCSWAKTASQRLGWRVEHLSLDDFYWPAEALERSMAGNPWRVPRALPGSHDLITMDDALREWRRSSVISAPRFDKALRQGRGDRRGSTTAEADVVLLEGWFLGVAAHKTPAQLEDQGLSETERVWRPQAIDALHHYSTIWAQLDDLWHLRSSRTDASSRWKEEQLITLRRQSGVDYSSGDLSDFNRMVQKALPSSWLQQLDQANVVVDLSNSRSVEKIHRRKDQLSASSASATG encoded by the coding sequence TTGGGTCTTAATCAACCGATTCCCTGGCTGCCGCATCCAGCCCCTGAGGGATTTGAGACGTTTGTCAATTCACTGGGGTCGTCTTCGATTCATGCCTGGGGTGATCGGTGGCAGGCGCTGGGCGGTTTGTCATTGGCGCGGGAGGCATGGCCTGTTCCCGTGGATGATTCATGGGTGGCTTTCCTCGCTCTGCCGCTCCTGAGCAGGATTGAACACGCTGTTCATTCAGGGCGTCCCACCCTGTTGGGTGTGAGTGCCTTGCCCGGCTGTGGAAAATCGACGCTGTGCAGCTGGGCAAAGACTGCATCGCAACGCCTGGGCTGGCGTGTGGAACACCTTTCGCTTGATGACTTCTATTGGCCTGCAGAGGCTCTCGAACGAAGCATGGCAGGAAATCCATGGCGGGTTCCTCGGGCCCTTCCTGGAAGTCATGACCTCATCACCATGGACGATGCTCTGCGTGAATGGCGTCGATCTAGCGTGATCTCAGCGCCACGATTTGATAAAGCGTTGCGTCAAGGACGCGGTGATCGCAGAGGCTCCACGACTGCTGAAGCGGATGTTGTGTTGCTTGAAGGTTGGTTTCTTGGTGTTGCCGCTCACAAGACACCAGCGCAACTGGAGGATCAAGGTCTTTCAGAAACTGAACGAGTTTGGAGACCGCAAGCGATCGATGCGTTGCACCACTACTCGACCATCTGGGCCCAACTCGATGACCTCTGGCATCTCCGATCATCACGAACGGATGCGTCATCACGATGGAAAGAAGAGCAACTCATCACGCTGAGACGCCAAAGCGGAGTCGATTACAGCTCAGGTGATCTCTCTGATTTCAACCGCATGGTGCAAAAAGCTCTGCCCTCTTCCTGGTTGCAGCAACTTGACCAAGCCAATGTGGTGGTGGATCTCAGCAACTCCCGAAGTGTTGAAAAGATCCACCGAAGAAAGGATCAGCTGTCGGCTTCGTCAGCTTCAGCGACGGGATAA
- the recJ gene encoding single-stranded-DNA-specific exonuclease RecJ: MAGQREQQWQLPEPIEGDPLHPVDLPPALKAVLFRRGLQTSADLNALLSDQPLPAAHEHFPELQAAIERLTTACHDHEAIAICGDYDADGMTSTALLMRAFAAMGAAPQAAIPSRMADGYGLNPGMVDALHSAGVRLLVTVDNGVAAHEALARAEELNIAVILTDHHTLPASRPKALALIHPATTPEGSPYAGLAGVGLAYVLARELAAAMNKPEAIRTARDLFCIGTVADMAPLTGANRVLLKDGLKHLHRSRCAGVQALQQLAGLGDRPLRADDIGFQLAPRINAVGRIGEPSLVVDLLTADDPNHAFELGRRCDVLNRQRRELCDAIEAEAIALLDSDPSPLPAFLLLAQSHWHHGVIGIVAARLVERYQRPAALLASDSDGLMRASVRAPEGFAVDQALQHCTALLERHGGHPAAGGFTVRISAVSALHEALNGLAEDWLRHRGDALLVEPEALLELQQINHAFWKDLQQLEPFGAGHPKPLFWARGCRVADQQALRGGHLRLTLEQNNVERQAIIWRWPDHAVLPQTVDVAFHLTQNHWRGETRFQLEVKSLRAHHNVMELHRPQGRYRVERFEPDGLKLVNPSGQVLVCRVSQEGVLDSDDSRAEHPYVAGLLKEACVGLGLRP; this comes from the coding sequence TTGGCTGGCCAGAGGGAACAGCAATGGCAACTTCCCGAGCCGATCGAGGGAGACCCTCTGCATCCGGTGGACCTACCACCAGCACTCAAAGCTGTTCTGTTCCGAAGAGGACTCCAAACCAGCGCGGACCTAAATGCGTTGCTGAGTGACCAGCCGCTTCCGGCTGCTCATGAGCACTTTCCAGAGTTGCAAGCAGCGATTGAGCGTCTGACAACGGCTTGTCATGACCATGAGGCGATCGCGATCTGCGGCGATTACGACGCCGATGGCATGACCAGCACCGCGCTGCTAATGCGGGCCTTCGCGGCGATGGGCGCCGCTCCCCAAGCCGCCATTCCCAGTCGCATGGCCGATGGTTACGGGCTGAATCCTGGGATGGTGGATGCGTTGCACTCAGCGGGGGTGCGTCTGCTCGTCACTGTCGACAACGGTGTGGCAGCTCATGAGGCGCTCGCCAGAGCCGAAGAACTCAACATTGCCGTGATCCTGACCGATCACCACACATTGCCCGCATCGCGACCCAAAGCCCTGGCGCTGATTCATCCAGCCACAACGCCCGAAGGATCTCCGTACGCAGGCCTTGCAGGGGTGGGACTGGCCTATGTGCTGGCTCGAGAACTCGCCGCCGCAATGAATAAGCCTGAGGCGATCAGAACGGCACGTGATCTGTTTTGCATTGGAACCGTTGCGGACATGGCTCCGCTCACAGGCGCCAATCGCGTCCTCCTCAAAGATGGACTGAAACACCTTCACCGCAGTCGCTGTGCCGGCGTTCAAGCGCTTCAGCAGCTCGCCGGTCTTGGCGATCGGCCACTCCGAGCAGATGACATTGGCTTTCAACTAGCGCCCAGGATCAATGCGGTTGGACGCATCGGCGAACCATCGCTTGTCGTTGATCTGCTGACGGCGGATGATCCCAATCATGCCTTTGAACTGGGGCGTCGCTGCGATGTTTTGAATCGACAGCGCCGGGAGCTGTGTGACGCCATCGAAGCGGAGGCGATTGCCCTGCTGGACAGTGATCCATCCCCCTTACCGGCATTTTTACTCTTGGCTCAGAGTCATTGGCACCACGGAGTCATCGGCATCGTTGCGGCTCGCTTGGTGGAGCGCTACCAACGCCCGGCGGCTCTCCTGGCCAGCGATTCCGATGGACTGATGCGGGCCTCGGTCCGAGCGCCGGAGGGCTTTGCGGTTGATCAAGCGCTTCAACACTGCACCGCACTGCTGGAACGCCATGGAGGCCACCCGGCTGCAGGAGGATTCACGGTGCGAATCAGTGCTGTCAGCGCCCTACACGAGGCGCTCAATGGTCTGGCGGAGGATTGGCTCAGGCATCGCGGTGACGCACTGCTTGTGGAGCCTGAGGCCCTGCTGGAACTTCAGCAGATCAACCACGCGTTTTGGAAGGATCTCCAACAACTGGAGCCATTTGGTGCTGGTCACCCCAAACCGTTGTTCTGGGCAAGAGGTTGCCGCGTTGCTGACCAGCAAGCCCTACGCGGCGGTCACCTGCGTTTGACCCTTGAACAAAACAATGTCGAACGACAGGCCATCATCTGGCGCTGGCCTGATCATGCCGTTCTTCCACAAACAGTAGATGTGGCCTTCCATCTCACGCAGAACCATTGGCGTGGCGAGACCCGATTCCAGTTGGAAGTCAAATCCTTGCGTGCTCATCACAACGTGATGGAGTTGCATCGCCCCCAGGGCCGATACCGGGTTGAACGCTTTGAGCCCGATGGCCTCAAGCTTGTCAATCCAAGCGGACAAGTTCTGGTCTGCCGGGTCAGTCAGGAGGGTGTGCTGGACAGCGACGACAGCCGTGCAGAACACCCTTACGTTGCGGGTCTGTTGAAGGAGGCCTGCGTGGGCCTCGGCTTGCGCCCATGA